In Haladaptatus cibarius D43, the sequence CGATGGCCCGCAGAATGTCCTTGACGTGGACGAAACCGATGGGTTGATCGCCCTGCTCCTCGTCCAAAACGAGATAGCGCGTGAAGTTGCCCTCGGCGGCGACCGACCGGAGTTCATCGAGCGCTATTCCCGCAGAAACGGTTGCGGTGTCGGGGCGCGGAACCATGATTTCGCGGGCGACGGTGTCGCCGAGTTCGAAGACGCCTTCGATCATCTCTACTTCGTCCAAGTCGATGTGGCCCTGTTCTTCGGACTGGGCGAGCACCATCATCAGTTCGTCTTCCGTATGCGCCTCCTCGGATTCCGAGGCTGGTGAGACCCCCGCCAGTCGCGTGAAGAAGTTCGCCGTACCGTTGAACACGAAGATTCCGGGGAGGAAAATATAGTAGAACAGTTTCATCGGCGGCGCGACGAGCAGTGAAATCTGTTCCGCCTCCTGAATGGCGAACGTCTTCGGCGCAAGTTCGCCGAACACGACGTGGAGGAACGTGATGAAGCCGAATCCGAGCCCGAAGGCGACGAAGTGAATCGTTCCCTCGGGAACGAACGACCCCAGCACGGGTTCGATGAGCGCCGCAACCGCAGGCTCGCCTATCCATCCCAATCCCAGCGAGGAGAGCGTGATTCCGAGTTGGCAGACCGCCAGATAGTCGTCCAGATTATCGACCGCTTCCTTCACCAGATTCGCGCCGGGTTTCCCCGCCTCGACCATTTCGTTCACTCGCGTCCGGCGTATCTTGACGAACGCGAACTCAGTCGCCACGAACAGGCCGTTCATGAACACCAAGAAGAACGCGACGAGCAGGCGAAACGCGGAGAGGGCAACGTCTACCATTGGATACCTCCTTCGTCGCTCGGAGACGATTCGGTCGGACAGAAGAAATCGGGAGAGTAGTGAAGGGAGCGAACCATACACGATATAGTCGCCGAAATCGCAAAACGGTAGCGCCGGTTACGGGACGAGTGAAGTTCCACCGCCACAGCCTATCTACCACCACAACGTATCTTTCTCCTTCCATCCTTCGTTCAAACGATGTCCGACCTCAATTCACTCGATCACGAAAAATACGTCCAACGTGCAATCGCGCTCGCCCGCGAAGCAGGCGAGCGCGGGGACGGCCCGTATGGCTCGATTCTCGTCCGAAACGGCGAAATCATCATGGAAGAGACGAACCGCGAGAACACTGACGACGACCTCGCGCTCCATCCGGAACTCACGCTGGCGCGCAAGGCGGCACGAGAACTGTCGCCCGACGTTCGCAAAGAAACGGTGATGTACACCAGTACGGAACCGTGTCCGATGTGCGCGGGCGGAATCGCCATCGCTTCCCTCGGAGCAGTCGTCTACAGTGTCTCGGGCAAGCGCGCCGCCGAGGAGTTCGGCGGCGCGCCCGGCGTTCCGTGTGACGAGATTTTCGAGCGAAGAGCATGTGACATCGACGTGGTCGGTGACATCCTCGAAGACGACGGACTCGCGCTTCACCGCGAATTCAGGTAAAATCGCGTGCGAAACCGGAAACTGCCGGTTTCCGGTTTCGCATTCGCGTTTGACGACCCGCTTTTCCGGAGCTCTTCCTCGATTTTCCAACACCTTGCGCTTATCCCCCGTGAGTTCGTAAATTCGACCATGACGAGGCCAGACGACCCCAGCGCTGCCGAAGTCGCCGACGACCTCGACGATCCGGTTCTCCTCTTCGACGGCGTCTGCAACTTCTGTAACGCAGCCGTCCGATTTGTCGTTCGGTTCGATGAATCCGGAACCTTCCGCTTCGCGCCACTTCAGTCCGACATCGGGCAAGAACTCCTCTCCCGATTCGACCTTCCGACCGACGATTTCGACTCGTTCGTTCTCGTTGAGGGTGACGACTACTACACTCGCTCCACCGCGGTTCTGCGAGTCTGTCGCCGACTGGACGGCCCGTGGCCACTTTTTCATCCGCTCATCTATCTTCCCGAACGACTGCGCGACCCGGCGTATACTTTTCTCGCGGAACATCGCTATCGGTTGTTTGGCAAGAAAGACGAATGTCCGATTCCCGAACCCGAAATCCGCGAACGGTTCGCAGAGCGCGCGCTCGATACGTCGTAGCCGCCTCATTTCGGTAAGGGTTCGTCTATAACACGTTTCTCACTTTGGGTATCAATGATGCACTGCGGCCATTTTGCGACGGAAGCGCCAGCAGGGAGTTCTGACGTGGAGTCAATCCAGAAACCGCCTCGTGAAGTGTGTTCGGCGAAGAAAAGTACACGGCTGCAGTGCTAGATGGATTCGCGGATCCGTACTGATCGAGCGCTATCGAGCCTAACTGTCCGCGACACTCCGAAAAAAGATGCTAAATACGGCCGCTATTTTGCCATACTAAAAACAGATATTTGAAAACGGTGTGGTTAGAGGACGACCCACTGAAGATAGGAGTGGAAACGACACTGGCACCAGAGTTGCCCGTATCGAATTGGTACTCATCGAGAGTACTGTCTTCGAAATCGTCGACGATCGTCCCGAAAGGTCGTCCCCGCAGCCGCGGGCAAGGTGAAACGGCCAGCATAGACGATTTCGCGTTCGATTATCGGGAGTCTCTTCCTCACGAGCTTATTCTACATGACGGCTGCCGTTGTACTTTCCTCACGATGATTATCGTGAGGGCGTCTCGACCGACTTATTCTGAATAAAGCCGGTGAGGTAAAGTTATACTGCAGATATATTAATATAAAGTTCAAAAAATAGTACTAAGTGGAGTTCGAAAGACTCGGAACGTATCGGCCCTCCTGCGAGTGACGACCACACCATCGTGGCAGCTCCGATTGCTCCATCGGAGGAAGCAACGCGACGCACGCATACGTATAATACACATATGTCAGATAAAAATCAGTCAGAAAATAAGCATCGACGCGAAACCGACACCGACGCTTCCGCTCACGCGAGCGACACGAATCGTCTCCTCGACCGGCGCGACTACCTCAAGTTGACGGGAACGACCGCCGCTGCCGCCGCTGCTGGTTTCGGTGGGGCTGGGACTGCTGCTGCCGAGAGCTACGATACCGTGACGGTTGGGAAAAACGAAACGAAAAAATACAATCTCGGTGATAATGATACTCTCGAAAACATCCTTTTCGACATCACCGCTCCTGGTGCCCGAGTGAAAATTCGCCCTGTCGGGAGTGGTTGGGTCGTTCGCAACATCGGGTTCAAGGGCCGTTTGGATCTCAACAGTTCCGGACCGAAATGGTACATGATTGGACCGGAAGTGTCCAAGGGTGGCACCGGCCTCATCGAAAACGTCTATCTCGGTGACGGAGCCACGAACGATGGTGGAACCGGCATCTTTGTCCCCCTCAACCACGCCGGGACGCTAACCATTCGGCGGTGTTATTTCCAACACTGGGCGGACAACGGTGTCTACGGCAGCGCCCCGGGCCGCGACCCGCGCAACCCCGGCTACGGCACCGTCCAAATCGAGCAGTGTTACGCGCGCAACAACAACCTCTCGAACTTTCGGGTTGGCACCGACGGCTCGTACGTGCGTGATTCGGTGATTCACGTCGATGACGACGTCCCCTATGCGTACGGCGATCCCGGCGCGGTGAATTCGAGGGGAATCTGGGCGAAAGAAGGCGGAAACATCACGGTTGACAACTGCGATATTCTGCTCGAGCACCCAGACGGCAGCGCCTGCGTCTGGGAGGGCGATAACGACCGAACGGGTCTTGCAAAAGTACGCAACTCTCAGATCGACGCGCGGGGGAGCAGTGTCCAACGGTTCACCGGAAATGTCGATGTTGGTCCGAACGTCGGTCAAAACCCCGACGTAGGGGTGCCAGCTGGCGTTCCCCAAAGCGCCAAACAGGCAGCACAAGGCAGTGGTGGCAGCCATTTGCTTGAAATAACCGGGAGTGGGACGCATACTGACTACAGCTTCACGGTGGACAGCAATCTCAAGGGAGCTGGAAGTCTCGAAAACACCGACAATATCGTCAATAACAATCAGAGTGCGTCGGGCGCGGTCGGTGGCGGCACCGACGCATACACGTTCGACGGAAACCTCCGCGCGTTCAACTTCAACGGCGGTCAGGTGAATGTCCTCCTTGACGGGAAACCAGCGCACGTCGGCCAGCGTCCCGACCACTTCCTCCAGATCGAAGGGCAAGGAACTCCCACCCCCTACAGCTTCAACGTGAGCAACAACCTCGAAGGGGCCGGGAACCTCCAAGACAACGACAATATCGTCAACCATGGTTGGAGCGCGTCGGGTGAAGTTGGCGGCGGTACCGACTCTTACACGTTTGACGGCGACCTTGTCTCGTTCGATTTCGACGGGGAAGTGAACGTCCTGCTCGACGGCCAGCCGGCTCAGGTCGGTCAGCGTCCCGACCATCTCCTGCAAATAGAAGGGACAGGAAACTCCGTCGACTACGACTTCACGGTGAGTAGCAACCTCGAGAAAACCACGGCAGGAGGTGGCTCGATCAATTCGTCGGACAACATCACCAATCAGGGGCAGAGCGCATCCGGAGGAGTCAGCGGCGGCACCGACGCCTACACGTTCGACGGCGACCTCCGCGCGTTCGATTTCAATGGCGGCGAAATAAACGTGCTGCTCGACGGCGGACCAGCGCACGTCGGCCAACTTCCTGACAAGGTCTGAGAGGGTGATACATAGAGTATCTCCATCTCTTTCGGCCATCAAGGACTAATTCACGCCAACAGAAATTAATATTTTAATAAAATACTAAATAATAAAAATGAACTCAAATAACGACAAACAGGCTCCGGAAATGCAGCGACGCAGGTATCTCGCCGCTATTGGTGGCGGGCTAACGATCGGACCCGTTAATCGACTAACTGGCGACGACACTACAAGGAGCAGTATCGGCACTGATAGAGAAGACGGTAATGGCGGTGACATGGAAAGCCAGAGCAGCGGGCGCTGGGAACAGTTGGCGGATATGCCGACCGGGGTCTCAGCCACGGGTCGCACGGGAGCAGTTCTCAACGGAAAAATGTATAGCTTCGGTGGAATCCTCACCGACGTCAACAAGCCGGAGAGTCAGGACCGAGAGCAAGTCGACACCGTATGGATCTTCGACCCGTCCGCCAGCGAGAGCGGTTCGTGGAAGAAAGGGTCGCCGATGCCACAGAAGCTTGCAGGCGCTGCCGCGGCCGCCGCGAAAGGGAAGATATACCTCTTCGGTGGTGCCAAACCCGGTGGCGGGCCGTGGAACGGGCAAGATACACTCGCCAACAAGATTTACCGGTTCGATCCAAACGGCTCGCCAGAATGGAAGGATGTAACGCCGCCAGATGGTCTTCCTCAGGGTGGACTGTACGCAGCGTCAGCGGTGTATAGCCAGCAAACCGACCGTATTTACGTCGTGGCGGGTGGAATGGGCGATCCAAAACCGCCAAACTCGCAACGAATCTGGACGTTCAAGCCCGAAGAAAACGAAATCGCAAATCCGAACTGGGCGACGCTGCCCGCAGATCTGGCGGCGCGATGGGGGTCTGCCGCCATTCTTTCGACGGGTGGAAGCAA encodes:
- a CDS encoding hemolysin family protein — protein: MVDVALSAFRLLVAFFLVFMNGLFVATEFAFVKIRRTRVNEMVEAGKPGANLVKEAVDNLDDYLAVCQLGITLSSLGLGWIGEPAVAALIEPVLGSFVPEGTIHFVAFGLGFGFITFLHVVFGELAPKTFAIQEAEQISLLVAPPMKLFYYIFLPGIFVFNGTANFFTRLAGVSPASESEEAHTEDELMMVLAQSEEQGHIDLDEVEMIEGVFELGDTVAREIMVPRPDTATVSAGIALDELRSVAAEGNFTRYLVLDEEQGDQPIGFVHVKDILRAIEDKRIEATTLTARDLSRNAIFVPEDRRIDDILTAFRQRESQMAVVIDEWGEFEGIVTIEDILEEIVGEIRDEFDIAELEPSIAELGDGTYTVDGHVPIHEVNETLDADFESEDFETIGGLVLSELGRAPEVDDSVILDGYVFRVDDVEHRRISQVTIEPAERREREFTTERSDDE
- a CDS encoding nucleoside deaminase, whose translation is MSDLNSLDHEKYVQRAIALAREAGERGDGPYGSILVRNGEIIMEETNRENTDDDLALHPELTLARKAARELSPDVRKETVMYTSTEPCPMCAGGIAIASLGAVVYSVSGKRAAEEFGGAPGVPCDEIFERRACDIDVVGDILEDDGLALHREFR
- a CDS encoding thiol-disulfide oxidoreductase DCC family protein, yielding MTRPDDPSAAEVADDLDDPVLLFDGVCNFCNAAVRFVVRFDESGTFRFAPLQSDIGQELLSRFDLPTDDFDSFVLVEGDDYYTRSTAVLRVCRRLDGPWPLFHPLIYLPERLRDPAYTFLAEHRYRLFGKKDECPIPEPEIRERFAERALDTS